In Vicia villosa cultivar HV-30 ecotype Madison, WI linkage group LG7, Vvil1.0, whole genome shotgun sequence, the DNA window tggaataaaaaatataaaatagtagcataaaataatatcaaaaacattataatgaaatagaaaaacataggagtgaaagattagagaaaatgaaaaagaaagagcaaaagagagaagagattagagaataaaaggagcattaaaaacgtaattgaaagagagaataatagaataaaaataataagataaaaaagaaagaatttaagagatgagagattaaagaagaagagaaaatgagAAAAATGCGCGATACCACTAggtgagatttgagaagacttgaACTAAAATCTTTAGTGTGAGGAAGGGAAAATTATTCGTAATCGTAAGGCTAAGatataataggtttgagttttaGTTGAATGAGGGTTGAGTGAATGTTGGTTGTAACGTAATGCGGTTTTTAaattacaaaccgcaaaccaaaccaaaccgcacggttttgttaaaaatgactcaaacacatccgaaccaaatgcggttttttacgGTTTCGGTTTGATTAGGTTCGATTTTGCAGTTTGATATTAGGCcgatttggttttgaacaccccaaGCAAAATGTGTAGGAAAATTCAACTACATCCTTAATTACAATGAGAAGAAGTTATGAatctgtaaaaataaataaaataagttagataaataaatattcatttaattttcaaaaagaGATTTTCATATGAAATGGAAAGTGTATTTGTACCTATGAAATATTGTGAAAAATTTCTTTGAATACAATATTTATTGTTGTATACAAACTTTGTTTATGTTTGTGATGTATCAAGATTTTCGACCCTGCTTTTGTTTTGACTATAGAGAAAGCAACATAAAGTTGATCATGACTAAAAATTTCTTTTGGCAATGATAAACTGACATAGTCTAATAATTGTCCTTGAGATTTTTTAATGGTCATGGAAAAAGAGACAATAATTAGAAGTTCTCTTCTTACAAGCTTGAATGGTCATGGTGATTGTGAAAGAGATATAGACATCCATGGTATATAAATGATATTCCTGatattttttccacaaatgaTTTTTGCCTCAATGACATGACTTGCAAGTTTAGTAACATTCAGCCTTGTACCATTACATAATCTCTTAGAATGATCCAGATTACACAACAACATAATAGTTGTGCCAATTTTTAACTTGATTGAATGATTTGGCAAGCAAGAAGTTTCCAAACAATTCAAGAACTATGAGATTAAATGTTTAAAAGCATCAAAGTTATTTGCTTCAAATTTGTCAAATGAATCACGACTTTGACATTCCTTTTTATCTCCTAAAACATGGaaatatatattaacaaaattgAATAGGTCTTTCCAATAATAATGATAGTAAGGTAGTGAGTTAGATAAAGTACATCATATGAGTTTTGTgacataataatttatattattgacAACCTTAATTATTGAAGCCCATATTGCCTTCAAAGACAATGAGAATATTTGTAGTTATTAACCAAACTGCGATATGTACTTGCAACAATGACTTTAATTATATCAGtaaaattatatatcaaaaacTCTTTTGGAATTGGTACTTCAGTGTATCCATTATTTGGCTCGGATATTTggctattgtaacacccttctaaaccccacggcaaattaaataattttattcagagtacatgaaataagggtgccacaattcaaaataaattaaaacatcgtttagtcatgtcatgcattcactgaggcaattctcattaattagaacaattcatgtcaacacagcggaattaaaccaaacagattaagtttaacatctttcaaactaatccttcaaacatcacaacataactagagttataaaacataaactctaaacatcgcatccccagtgttacaaatatcagagcatgacacttgacgctaactagacaactgactcatgagctaatcctcaccgagtcgaacagccgctatcctcaatctgaaaaatgtcaacagtaagggtgagtctcattcacaactaaacaatgttatcagttcataaacgatagAACATCAACAGTAcaatattcacccaacatcaacatatattcaggcaagttttatcatcataaacaaccaacacatcatcaatatttataacactggaaaacatccaatcatgttataaaatcatgcatatgaatgcaactgacactatgcatgtggtaccaacatcatcaaatgggaataacccacgaccgatccaacatcatcaagatacggccctgccggcacagattccacacaatgggaatcatgcccttcactgatccaacacaccctttatggattcagtatcaccaatgaacatgaatgaatgcaacatatatgaacatacttataccatcgtcaagtctaatgagtaacatcatcaaatactcatttcatcataatcatcatcatcatcatcatcaagtatgtttatatatatgcatcattcaatcacaatcacatcattagtCATCAAACAATTATCACATGATCACATcatcaacattataatcatgttATCACAACATCGCCACTTCAATCATAAGAGAAGCATCATCATATCTCGACTCATCACACAATGCATACAACAATAATACATTCCACAATTATGTACCAAGTACATCAAatccacacaacaacaacaacatgggATTTACATCATCATAATACTACGTCTAACACATCCATTACAATTCAACATAtttgaattatccaccattggtataacatacattcatcatgtaacaatcacaacaatacatagaatttatcattcatcaattccatgtatcacaattagcacataacacacaatctccatacatgttattcttaaataacattaatccatgacatacCTAGATAcgattacatgtcattttcaaaatcacataataattaaattatttagtgctaattaatttattttaatcataaagagcattccgttagctttctaacgcttcgaacggcacccaaaacggacttacggatcaaaagttatgagttttataaaaacaagtatttttcgaaaacgtacagcggtaaccgattacccaaacaccagtaatcggttactgagactcaaaaactcaattttgctgtttttactatgggtaatcgattacacccctttcggtaaccgattacttcgtacctgcaacccaaaaaccagttttcagcACCTTGAATCCCCCCAAACATCCCCCAATCGAACCAATATGATTGTACACGAAAAACAGAGGGATTTCACATGCAATATGAGTtatatcatcaatcaaacaacacttttaacatcatcaatcattaccaacaagtaatcacacaaagttcacaaaattgaacctaaataccaaaaccccaacctagaacataaTCTGTATCGAATCAATAGTATACAATTTCAATCCTAACGCGTAtgacccgataatagaggttaatcggaagagtccccccttaccttagccaaagattcttgattggtctctccctccattgctcctcttcacgcaccagcttcccaatccctcatctcctctgctctgcttttcacgttcctttttcctttctcccaattttccttatttttatgaaaaataacattttaattagtaaatggctttactaacatagcaccccccttttactaataccacacttggcccaatactacattttattatttattcccacataattccaataaaatgctaattcaaattaattaatttaaaacttaattaaattaattaaataagaaattttgggatgttacaactctcccccactaaaagagttttcgtcctcgaaaacatatctCAACGGAAAAGTTTCAGATatagtccttcatctgactctccagttcccaggtaacatttgcCTAGacgatcctcaaaattcatctgacataaccaacaggaagcaCATCTcgcgcattcaatctcagctcttatgTCGCATTTGACCACCCAAAGGCGTACCACTTACTATATCTTCCAAAGGTTAATAACAATAGAACagttgaggtacaacccatacaatacgcccaataactgaatacTATAATTACGcaaccatggtatgatcacattgatcaacactgcagtaatgcattccatctaccaaacgtaTCGATCTTAAATATACTTTCCATCTGaaagataaaataatacttacacttttcaccgactgcttccttcaagaaactcaatactcatattcccatatcattgaattccaattttctgactcctcttaagttaCTCCATCAACTacccaacactttacattccgctttttccgcactactctgattactcatcataatcatctataccaattagacttctgagttatgcccaactctggccctctttactcgttcgttcaagaatcattccttaccatccatggtactaattcACTACTCAGCAATCCTTACTCGTATCCAatgaaaaccaattcctgatttacttcctctatttaaacatcctaaccatcagaacaagtacacacaagtaattataatcacactcgtcAGCCTCAACACATCATTTCTTACAAAataactcaaattgagtttcgctcttctctaagaattaaatcaacttcatccttcttagagtataattccctattatatctggaatctacaataacatcttacaacagcacaaaattattatagcatcatatagtataaaCTCGTCATCTTAGCTTTgccaaatacatactcgttaactacgtacaaccatgataacatgttcgtcatctcagaaattattcaaaagagttctaattcttcgatacgacatcattatctccactagattctaaatccaacatataaatcAATACATATCTTCTATATAGGCTcttgacatattaattcctcactttccacgagtaatactcataacactactccacatcacactttcgctgcgcgactctgattacccgtcttaagtcatttgtccatcatgttgcactctttcatattcacctcttcatacGTCCACACatcatagtgagtgattatttccacggcttagtattcatcacatcttataccattaaggtaacaaaacaagcttatctcttctatatgattccatctactactgacaagagatttagggtgatcaagtcctaaatttgtcaatattagttgaaaatcatatttaagcataaaccatcgttactacataatagtgtccatttccgagtttgcacccaaactcattaacatcgtcatagttcaataattcactacggtgtccttctagaatatcctCCTGAAGTTcgaaacatcagttacacaaatccaatcactcaacctcactacatcgttttcgtcgattctgaattcaccgccttttctttggtaattcaaagtcaacctatcaatcaactcaacatcatctttctgaccttctataatctcgtcaagaataccactagtcatcttctagcatactcaatctaacactattaggagtgccttcacatactaactcaagcctctaaattgtccaattaaatccaactcattcatcattagcaccgacatattaaagacttcttacgcaacacaatagcacaacattcataactcgtggttttaatccaaattctattacatccttcacgtccaaatatcatcccactcggaatctcaacaaagtcttcctcacgtaaaccaatgttagaaattccctacaattcttcttttatacccgtcgttactttggcatcacaattaCGACTCCAATTGTTCCCAAAGTTTatctcacctttactactaattcacttctcactaaaatccatcggccgtcagaccatctttattaccgaacatctcatcaacaacatgttccactcaattttgtttcaaacaatcacggtagtaggcattcttattcaacaagtttcacgcttccataaccgactttaGAACCTCCCCTCGtaggatcactctactgtattaATAACTcccccataaggtagaacataatttcacctcttcgtaggttcaaacgacacataattccgacactcggaactcaagatatgaattttccaatcgttatccgaaaatgcaacaccgacgccatACAACAACACTTTAAacgatatttccaaaactcctcaaatggtacatttaattcctaaaattacttctcaacaaaccttctaattattccttcaatccgttcaacactgacactgacatcccgtgtagTACCAgaaaacaagtctagttataagaacaagagtaaccgtaacttcacctctttccaatgtcatcctgtcacaattaattatgttacagctgctgcaaccatttttataacaaagttcatctcgttagctttccgtcgcttcaaacgaaactcaaatcggatgtccagaactccagttatgaattttagaagttctgccgctattcagcaattttcctgcgttttgcttacgagaATCtcgctccaaaactcattctcttcaactcgatcacattccaaacagccccttatcatatctctttgcttccaaacattcttataacttgagcaacacattccttcaccgaagttcgatttctgaaacattacgaccgcagtcctctttgcaaacttgcagctgaatctcttccgagacgtaaaactactcaactgacatcttcgcagtacaccagtagagctgacacatcgcaactttccaatttccttctcttacaataattgtcaattacctctaatcatcttccttcaagatgttccaactcaattaccagtcaagtcttaattccaagtcaccttcaactcgggaaacaacaaactccaacaacgcttgtactgttgccaacaacagcctactgaatcattcatcttacaactgaaacataaccgagaagcgaagcttctcccccacttgtttcaaaccaacttccgcaacaaacaaccaagtaccgacagtgattcactcacatgtcgcgtaccaaggagtaaaatgccgacaatatacaactgtcgcgcaactcaactgactcaacaattggccggacggaccgacctgctctgataccactattgtaacacccttctaaaccccacggcaaattaaataattttattcagagtacatgaaataagggtgccacaattcaaaataaattaaaacatcgtttagtcatgtcatgcattcactgaggcaattctcattaattagaacaattcatgtcaacacagcggaattaaaccaaacagattaagtttaacatctttcaaactaatccttcaaacatcacaacataactagagttataaaacataaactctaaacatcgcatccccagtgttacaaatatcagagcatgacacttgacgctaactagacaactgactcatgagctaatcctcaccgagtcgaacagccgctatcctcaatctgaaaaatgtcaacagtaagggtgagtctcattcacaactaaacaatgttatcagttcataaacgatagAACATCAACAGTAcaatattcacccaacatcaacatatattcaggcaagttttatcatcataaacaaccaacacatcatcaatatttataacactggaaaacatccaatcatgttataaaatcatgcatatgaatgcaactgacactatgcatgtggtaccaacatcatcaaatgggaataacccacgaccgatccaacatcatcaagatacggccctgccggcacagattccacacaatgggaatcatgcccttcactgatccaacacaccctttatggattcagtatcaccaatgaacatgaatgaatgcaacatatatgaacatacttataccatcgtcaagtctaatgagtaacatcatcaaatactcatttcatcataatcatcatcatcatcatcatcaagtatgtttatatatatgcatcattcaatcacaatcacatcattagtCATCAAACAATTATCACATGATCACATcatcaacattataatcatgttATCACAACATCGCCACTTCAATCATAAGAGAAGCATCATCATATCTCGACTCATCACACAATGCATACAACAATAATACATTCCACAATTATGTACCAAGTACATCAAatccacacaacaacaacaacatgggATTTACATCATCATAATACTACGTCTAACACATCCATTACAATTCAACATAtttgaattatccaccattggtataacatacattcatcatgtaacaatcacaacaatacatagaatttatcattcatcaattccatgtatcacaattagcacataacacacaatctccatacatgttattcttaaataacattaatccatgacatacCTAGATAcgattacatgtcattttcaaaatcacataataattaaattatttagtgctaattaatttattttaatcataaagagcattccgttagctttctaacgcttcgaacggcacccaaaacggacttacggatcaaaagttatgagttttataaaaacaagtatttttcgaaaacgtacagcggtaaccgattacccaaacaccagtaatcggttactgagactcaaaaactcaattttgctgtttttactatgggtaatcgattacacccctttcggtaaccgattacttcgtacctgcaacccaaaaaccagttttcagcACCTTGAATCCCCCCAAACATCCCCCAATCGAACCAATATGATTGTACACGAAAAACAGAGGGATTTCACATGCAATATGAGTtatatcatcaatcaaacaacacttttaacatcatcaatcattaccaacaagtaatcacacaaagttcacaaaattgaacctaaataccaaaaccccaacctagaacataaTCTGTATCGAATCAATAGTATACAATTTCAATCCTAACGCGTAtgacccgataatagaggttaatcggaagagtccccccttaccttagccaaagattcttgattggtctctccctccattgctcctcttcacgcaccagcttcccaatccctcatctcctctgctctgcttttcacgttcctttttcctttctcccaattttccttatttttatgaaaaataacattttaattagtaaatggctttactaacatagcaccccccttttactaataccacacttggcccaatactacattttattatttattcccacataattccaataaaatgctaattcaaattaattaatttaaaacttaattaaattaattaaataagaaattttgggatgttacagctATCACCAATATTAGTATCCAATCTAAAAACTTTTGGATATCATCGGTTGATGAAGAAGTTAAACCACTTTCTAGCCGTATATATTTTGTAAATCTTAGAACTTTGCTATGATCCAAAATATATAAAGCATTTATTCTTCATGAACAATATCAACTTTACTACCTCTTGATATAACAGGGAGAATCATTTTGAAATCACCTCCAAACACAACTATTTTTCTTCTAAATATCTTCTTTGAAGCATTTTTGGTTTCACTCATAATATCTTTGAAGCTTTTGTCAAGTTCTTCAAAACAGAACTTATGTGTCGTAGGAGCTCCGTCCCAGATTAGTAAATTTGCTAACTTCAACAACTCGGCAAGTTCAAATTCCTTGTCAATACTGCAAATGGAAGTTTCAATAGTTAGGACTGGAATCTTGAATTTAGAATGAGTTGTTATATCACTTGGTAACAATAAACTTGCAATTTTGCTTGATGCAACCattaaaataatttgtattttGGAACGAAGTGTAGCGGAAAGGGTGTTCCACATGAATGTTTTTCCTGTTTCTCCATAACCATATAGAAAAAAAACACCTCATTCTTGTTATTGAACAACTTGCATGATTTGAGAATATATTCCTCTTTGAACATCTAAAGAATAAAAAAGtaaatggaagaaaattgatatTAGGAAAGTTAAATAATAATCGATACATGATTGGTTCTAATGAAAAATAGGATTTATAACCCGTGAGAGAGTCAAACAATCCTCGAAATAAAATGTTTTGAGCAACTAGATAATATTGTCTTTCATC includes these proteins:
- the LOC131619337 gene encoding uncharacterized protein LOC131619337 → MVASSKIASLLLPSDITTHSKFKIPVLTIETSICSIDKEFELAELLKLANLLIWDGAPTTHKFCFEELDKSFKDIMSETKNASKKIFRRKIVVFGGDFKMILPVISRGSKVDIVHEE